A part of Arachis hypogaea cultivar Tifrunner chromosome 12, arahy.Tifrunner.gnm2.J5K5, whole genome shotgun sequence genomic DNA contains:
- the LOC112726475 gene encoding putative disease resistance protein RGA3, whose product MAEVVSGVASTLLGNLATKSFQEIALACGLKDDVKKFESSLRTIKAYLIDAENKQAKNRSIDEWLKQLREAFDDAGDILDEIEYEAKLNEVVKMYGSISTKVRRFFSYTSNPLVFRIKMAHKIKDMKQKMDEKIREGRDLGIVEQHVNTPALEHNLPWRETASSLPFRVCGRLEEKEEIIKSLMTQKSEANSIDVISIVGIGGLGKTTLAQMAYNDTPVKANFDPLMWVCVSDDFDVKKLIQRIIHAATKRENFVDANFSLEYMISLLNQTLHGKKFLLVLDDVWNENHSKWDELRNHLLEAGGDKGSKIIVTTRSRKVADIMGSNLVMKLEGLPENECWRLFAKCAFQEEKDEEKYPRLKQIGEQIVKKCKGVPLAITTLGCLLRSKSHDENEWRKIRDSEVWNLDQEETDILPSLKLSYNHLPSEVKQCFSYCSCFSKDYEYVAIDLIMLWMAHGLLQPTREEEDAEDIGELYIKKLVSASLLQIEGDSNPYFDFKNLMTFKILKMHDLVHDLAQLTMKESSRTRTVMQEGQQEALIEWTSDKFNYLRVLHLTKYMELSSLPDDCFAIMKKHLRYLFLRNCPSLKKLPDSICKLQSLQSLGLGCDSLQELPKNMNKLIYLQYLFLMGIKITSLSSMNIGRFQQLKCLYLLKCSRLVSVPSAVGRLTTLKKLGFYECEELVNFEDEEEEGKQHVVINNLNLQLFSIIGSAKLDALPKWLERATKLRHLSIMLTGIKSLPTRLPMTSLEELYILLCAELSSLPNMDQAHNLQYLEIYYCPTLYAKYNKETGPDWPKIAHIPYCKVEMP is encoded by the coding sequence ATGGCTGAAGTTGTTTCTGGTGTGGCATCAACACTCTTAGGCAATTTAGCAACAAAATCTTTTCAAGAGATTGCTCTGGCATGCGGTCTTAAAGATGATGTAAAAAAGTTTGAAAGTTCTTTGAGAACCATCAAAGCATATCTCATAGATGCTGAGAACAAGCAAGCAAAAAACCGCAGTATAGATGAGTGGTTGAAGCAACTCAGAGAGGCATTTGATGATGCTGGTGACATATTAGATGAAATAGAGTATGAAGCAAAACTTAATGAAGTGGTCAAAATGTATGGAAGCATTAGCACGAAGGTTCGCCGATTCTTCTCATACACAAGTAATCCACTTGTATTTCGCATCAAAATGGCCCACAAAATCAAAGATATGAAACAGAAGATGGATGAAAAAATAAGAGAAGGGAGAGACTTGGGTATAGTTGAACAACATGTCAACACTCCAGCTCTGGAGCACAATTTACCATGGCGAGAGACTGCTTCTTCATTGCCTTTCCGTGTGTGTGGTAGACTTGAAGAGAAAGAGGAGATTATAAAGTCATTGATGACACAAAAATCAGAAGCTAATAGTATTGATGTGATCTCAATTGTTGGGATTGGTGGTTTGGGAAAGACTACACTTGCACAAATGGCTTACAATGATACCCCAGTGAAGGCGAATTTCGATCCCTTAATGTGGGTGTGTGTATCTGATGATTTTGATGTCAAGAAGCTAATACAAAGAATCATTCATGCAGCCACAAAGAGAGAGAATTTCGTGGATGCAAATTTTAGTTTGGAATATATGATATCTCTTCTCAATCAAACGTTGCATGGTAAAAAATTCTTACTCGTGTTAGACGATGTTTGGAATGAAAACCACAGCAAATGGGATGAATTGAGAAATCACTTGTTAGAAGCAGGTGGTGACAAAGGCAGCAAAATTATAGTGACCACTCGTAGCAGAAAAGTTGCTGACATTATGGGGAGTAATCTTGTAATGAAATTGGAAGGACTTCCTGAGAATGAATGTTGGCGGCTCTTTGCAAAATGTGCATTCCAAGAAGAGAAGGACGAAGAGAAGTACCCAAGGCTAAAGCAAATTGGGGAGCAAATTGTTAAAAAATGCAAAGGAGTACCCTTGGCTATAACAACTTTGGGTTGCTTGCTTAGATCAAAATCACATGATGAAAATGAGTGGAGAAAAATAAGGGATAGTGAGGTGTGGAATCTCGATCAAGAAGAAACTGACATTTTGCCATCACTCAAATTGAGTTACAATCACTTGCCATCAGAAGTAAAACAATGTTTTTCATACTGCTCTTGTTTTTCAAAGGATTACGAATATGTTGCTATTGATTTGATTATGTTGTGGATGGCTCATGGACTCCTCCAACCTACACGCGAAGAGGAAGATGCAGAAGATATTGGGGAGTTGTATATTAAGAAGCTTGTTTCAGCATCTTTACTTCAAATTGAAGGAGATTCTAACCCctactttgatttcaaaaatttaatgacATTTAAAATACTCAAAATGCATGATCTTGTACATGATCTTGCACAATTAACAATGAAAGAGTCAAGCAGGACAAGAACCGTTATGCAAGAGGGGCAACAAGAAGCATTGATAGAATGGACCTCCGACAAGTTCAACTATCTGAGGGTGTTGCACCTAACAAAATATATGGAATTGAGCTCGTTGCCTGATGATTGCTTTGCCATAATGAAGAAGCACTTGAGATATCTCTTTCTTAGAAATTGTCCTAGTTTGAAAAAGCTTCCTGATTCCATTTGTAAGCTGCAAAGTTTGCAGAGTTTGGGCCTTGGTTGTGACAGCCTTCAAGAACTTCCCAAAAACATGAACAAACTCATCTATCTACAATATTTGTTTTTGATGGGCATCAAAATTACAAGTTTGTCTTCAATGAATATAGGGCGCTTCCAACAACTCAAATGCTTGTATCTTTTGAAATGTTCAAGGTTAGTGTCCGTACCAAGTGCTGTTGGTCGCTTGACTACTTTAAAGAAGTTGGGATTTTATGAGTGTGAAGAGCTGGTGaattttgaagatgaagaggaagaaggaaagcaacatgtggtaataaataatttaaaccttcAATTATTCTCAATCATTGGGTCTGCGAAGTTGGATGCTTTACCAAAATGGCTTGAAAGAGCTACTAAATTGCGACATTTGAGTATAATGTTAACAGGGATAAAATCATTGCCCACAAGGTTGCCGATGACCTCTCTTGAAGAACTTTATATCCTTCTATGTGCAGAATTATCATCTCTTCCTAACATGGATCAAGCTCATAATCTTCAGTATTTAGAGATATATTATTGTcccacattatatgcaaagtaCAATAAAGAGACAGGTCCAGATTGGCCCAAAATTGCTCATATTCCATATTGCAAG